From Amycolatopsis sp. WQ 127309:
TGCGTGGCGTTCGTGCTGCTGGGCGACTCGTGGTGGCAGCTGGCGACCGCGGTGTTCTTCGCCGTGATGTTCGCCCAGATCGCGTTCCTCGGCCACGACGCGGGGCACAACCAGATCTTCCGCACCGGCCGGGCCAACGACCGGCTGGGTTACGCCCTCGGCGGGATCGTCGGCATGAGCTACGGCTGGTGGATGGGCAAGCACACCCGCCACCACGCCGGCCCCAACCACGAGGACGAGGACCCCGACATCGACATCCCGCTGCTCGCCTTCACCCGCGGGCAGACGGGTAACAAGCGCGGGCTCGTGCGCTGGACGTCGAAGTACCAGGCGTTCCTGTTCTTCCCGTTGCTGCTGCTGGAAGGGCTGAGCCTGCACTGGGCCGGCATCCAGGCCGTGCGCGACGACGAGGTCAAGCACCGCCGGCTCGAAGCGGTGTTGCTCTTCGCCCACATCGGCGGCTACCTCGGTGCGGTGTTCGTGGTGCTGTCCCCGCCGGTGGCGCTGGCGTTCATCGCCGTGCACCAAGGGCTGTGGGGCGTGTACATGGGCTGCTCGTTCGCGCCGGGCCACAAGGGGATGCCCACCTACACCGACAAGACGAAGCTCGACTTCCTGCGCAAGCAGGTGCTCACCAGCCGCAACGTCCGCGGCGGCCCGTGGGTGGACTTCACCCTCGGCGGGTTGAACTACCAGATCGAGCACCACCTGTTCCCGAGCATGCCGCGGGTCAACCTGCGCCGCGCGCAGCCGCTGGTGCGGAAGTTCTGCGACGACCACGGGATCGACTACGCCCAGTGCGGGTTGTTCAAAACGTACTACTACGTCCTGCGGTACCTGCACGACGTCAGCGCACCGCTCCGCGTGGCGCACTAGTCCACTTAGGACAGTGTTCGAGGCGTGGTGATCACGGCTACCGGGACCGGCCGGCGCATCACCGTACGGTCACGGGCGTCAGCCGACCGGGCGAACCGTGTCGGCCGCACGGGTTGACCTGGCCGCTCACCCGTCGTCAGCGTTTGTGACGCGCCGTCGCGGGCATTACGGTGGCGGGAGAGTGAAGGTCGGCGCCCAGGCCCCGCGCGGACGGTTCTGTCCACGCCTCCGGGAGACCGCGCCATGATTCCTGCACAGCCATTCCCTGGAACGCCTGCCGATCGGGAGCCTCGGCCCGCCGGGCCGCGGCTGCTGGTGCGCCAGAGCGAAGCCGGGGCCGGGGTGCTGGTGGTCGCCGCGGCCGGCATCCTCGACGGGACCACGGCGTGGCTGCTGCAGCGCGCTCTCTGGCGGGACCTGCCCGCGACGACGGTGGTCGACCTGTCGGACGTCCCCGTCCTGGGCATCGCCGGCGTGCGCGTCCTGGAAGGCGCCGCGGCCCGCGCCCGGGCCGAACAGCGCCGGATCGCCCTCGTGACGCGCTCCTTCTCCGTCAACCGGGTGCTGCGCCTGTTCGCCCTCGACGTGCGTGTCCCCGTCTACGCGCGGCTGTCGGACGCGGTCGGCGTGCACACCGCGGCCGGGCCCAGCGTCCCGCACTCGAGGCAACGCCACCAGTGACGTCACGTCACGTGCGCTGGTGATGCCTTCGCACTGTTCGGTGAGCCCTGTCCGCGATGGGATTCGACCATCGCCTGGCGCCGAGGGGGCGCCACGAGAAGGGACACCGATGAAGAAGTTCTTGCTGGCCGCGGCGATCGCCGCGGTCGCCGCGACGGCCCTGGTGCCGAGCGCGTCCGCCGCGCCGTCGCCGCCGGCCACCCTGAAGTGGGGAACCTGTCCGGCCACCACGTTCCCCACCCCGGACCTGCAGTGCACGACGCTGAAGGTGCCGCTGGACTACCGGGACCCGGGCGGGCGCCAGATCGACCTCCTGGTTTCGAAGATGCCGAGCAAGAACCCGGAGAAGCGGCGCGGGGTGCTGCTGACGAACCCGGGCGGGCCCGGCGTCGGGGGCTGGGACTACCCGCAGCTGATGACACTCCGGGGATTGCCGGCCCCGCTGCCGCAGAGCGTGCGCGACGCGTACGACGTGATCGGGTTCGACCCGCGCGGCGTCGGGCACAGCACGCCGGTGACCTGCGACCTGACGCCGGAGCAGCAGGCGATCGGCAACCTGCCCTACGCGAAGGACGCGGCCGACGTCGTGAAGCAGGCGCAGGTCGCGAAGGCGGAAGCCGAGCAGTGCGCGACCTCGAAGACCGGGTGGATGCTGCCGCACGTGACCACGGCGAACACCGCGCGGGACATGGACCGCATCCGCGAGGCGCTGGGCGAGACCCAGGTTTCCTACCTGGGCGGCTCGTACGGCACGTACCTGGGCGCGGTGTACACGACGATGTTCCCGCGGCGCAGCGACCGGATCGT
This genomic window contains:
- a CDS encoding acyl-CoA desaturase, producing MTTSPTSAEAGARATSRNDFGDLGRLVRSEGLLDRRYGYYAVKISLTLLAFAGGCVAFVLLGDSWWQLATAVFFAVMFAQIAFLGHDAGHNQIFRTGRANDRLGYALGGIVGMSYGWWMGKHTRHHAGPNHEDEDPDIDIPLLAFTRGQTGNKRGLVRWTSKYQAFLFFPLLLLEGLSLHWAGIQAVRDDEVKHRRLEAVLLFAHIGGYLGAVFVVLSPPVALAFIAVHQGLWGVYMGCSFAPGHKGMPTYTDKTKLDFLRKQVLTSRNVRGGPWVDFTLGGLNYQIEHHLFPSMPRVNLRRAQPLVRKFCDDHGIDYAQCGLFKTYYYVLRYLHDVSAPLRVAH
- a CDS encoding STAS domain-containing protein, which produces MRQSEAGAGVLVVAAAGILDGTTAWLLQRALWRDLPATTVVDLSDVPVLGIAGVRVLEGAAARARAEQRRIALVTRSFSVNRVLRLFALDVRVPVYARLSDAVGVHTAAGPSVPHSRQRHQ